From Micromonospora sp. NBC_01699, a single genomic window includes:
- a CDS encoding MMPL family transporter has product MFGWWGAAVVRFRWAVLGAGLALVVLGATWGTGLLGSLTGGGFDDPASESSRTQQRIVAELGEQGADVLVLYSTDTTTVDRPAVREPVTATLERLRQRPEVVSVTDWYSTGAPALLSTDRRATYALVKLRADGEDGKTAAFERLRPGLAAPGVRTEIGGTVPFLVTANRQTTEDITRAETLSLPVLLVLLILIFGGLVAAATPLLIGGLAILGAFVAVRLLHLVTEVSVFAVNIITLIGLGMAIDYALFLVSRFREELAAGHDTPVAVARVMDTAGRTVLVSGLTIALALASLLIFPQVFLRSMGLGGVAAVLVAMLAALTVLPALLAVLGHRINALRVPLPGARRRAARAAAAAAGGAVRGGGAARGRGTAGGGWERLARSVMRRPLPYLVGVLVVLAVLATPFTRIEFGGFDERVLPADAQPRVVIERIGAEFPGGNPNPIDVLVSGAPVEVAGRFADQVGRVPGVTGVRVAASRGEHTLLSVTYRGEPTGETAQAAVRELRRLPAPAPGAEVLVGGRPAADADLLHSLGTRLPWMALIMATATLVLLFLAFGSVVLPIKAVLMNLVSIGASFGVVVWIFQEGHLANLLDFTPTGFIEPSNPILMLAVLFGLATDYEVFLLSRVREEWGRTGDNTAAVATGLQHTGRIITAAALLLVVVVAGFATGGTTFIKLIGVGMIVAIVVDATLVRALLVPATMRLLGRWNWWAPAPLARFHRRFGLRESGPAQPGRIPS; this is encoded by the coding sequence ATGTTCGGCTGGTGGGGTGCGGCGGTTGTCCGGTTCCGGTGGGCGGTGCTCGGCGCCGGGCTGGCCCTGGTCGTGCTCGGCGCGACCTGGGGGACCGGTCTGCTCGGCTCGCTGACCGGCGGCGGCTTCGACGATCCCGCCAGCGAGTCCAGCCGGACCCAGCAGCGGATAGTCGCCGAGCTGGGCGAGCAGGGCGCCGACGTGCTGGTGCTCTATTCCACCGACACCACGACAGTGGACCGGCCGGCGGTCCGGGAGCCGGTCACCGCGACCCTGGAGCGGCTGCGGCAGCGGCCCGAGGTGGTCAGCGTGACCGACTGGTACTCGACCGGGGCCCCGGCCCTGCTCTCCACCGACCGGCGGGCCACCTACGCCCTGGTGAAACTGCGGGCCGACGGCGAGGACGGCAAGACCGCGGCCTTCGAACGGCTGCGACCGGGCCTGGCCGCGCCCGGCGTACGGACGGAGATCGGCGGAACCGTTCCGTTCCTGGTCACCGCGAATCGGCAGACCACCGAGGACATCACCCGCGCCGAGACGCTCTCGCTGCCGGTCCTGCTGGTGCTGCTCATCCTGATCTTCGGTGGGCTGGTCGCGGCGGCCACCCCGCTGCTGATCGGCGGGCTGGCGATCCTCGGCGCCTTCGTCGCGGTACGGCTGCTGCACCTGGTGACCGAGGTGTCGGTCTTCGCCGTCAACATCATCACGCTGATCGGGCTCGGCATGGCGATCGACTACGCGCTGTTCCTGGTCAGCCGGTTCCGCGAGGAACTGGCCGCCGGGCACGACACCCCGGTCGCGGTCGCGCGGGTGATGGACACCGCCGGCCGTACGGTGCTGGTGTCGGGGTTGACCATCGCGTTGGCGCTGGCCAGCCTGCTGATCTTCCCGCAGGTGTTCCTCCGCTCGATGGGGCTGGGCGGGGTGGCGGCGGTCCTGGTCGCCATGCTCGCCGCGCTGACCGTACTGCCGGCGCTGCTCGCCGTACTCGGGCACCGGATCAACGCGCTGCGGGTGCCACTGCCCGGCGCCCGCCGCCGCGCCGCCCGAGCGGCGGCTGCTGCTGCCGGCGGGGCGGTTCGGGGTGGCGGGGCGGCGCGCGGCAGGGGGACGGCCGGGGGTGGTTGGGAGCGGTTGGCGCGGAGTGTGATGCGGCGGCCGCTGCCGTACCTGGTCGGGGTGCTGGTGGTGCTCGCGGTGCTGGCCACCCCGTTCACCCGGATCGAGTTCGGCGGGTTCGACGAGCGGGTGCTGCCGGCCGACGCGCAGCCACGGGTGGTGATCGAGCGGATCGGGGCCGAGTTCCCCGGCGGCAACCCGAACCCGATCGACGTGCTGGTGTCGGGTGCGCCCGTCGAGGTGGCCGGGCGGTTCGCCGACCAGGTCGGGCGGGTGCCCGGCGTCACCGGCGTACGGGTGGCGGCCAGTCGGGGCGAACACACCCTGCTCTCGGTCACCTACCGGGGCGAACCGACCGGGGAAACCGCCCAGGCGGCCGTACGCGAACTGCGCCGGCTGCCTGCGCCGGCGCCCGGCGCCGAGGTACTCGTCGGTGGGCGCCCGGCGGCCGACGCCGACCTGCTGCACAGCCTCGGCACCAGACTGCCCTGGATGGCGCTGATCATGGCGACGGCAACCCTGGTGCTGCTCTTCCTCGCCTTCGGCTCGGTGGTGCTGCCGATCAAGGCGGTGCTGATGAACCTGGTATCGATCGGCGCCTCGTTCGGCGTGGTCGTCTGGATTTTTCAGGAGGGGCATCTCGCGAATCTGCTCGACTTCACCCCGACCGGCTTCATCGAGCCGAGCAATCCGATCCTGATGCTCGCCGTACTGTTCGGGCTCGCCACCGACTACGAGGTCTTCCTGCTCTCCCGCGTACGGGAGGAGTGGGGCCGGACCGGGGACAACACCGCCGCCGTCGCCACCGGACTGCAACACACCGGGCGGATCATCACCGCGGCGGCGCTGCTGCTGGTCGTGGTGGTGGCCGGCTTCGCCACCGGCGGCACCACCTTCATCAAGCTGATCGGGGTCGGCATGATCGTCGCGATAGTGGTGGACGCGACCCTGGTCCGGGCGCTGCTGGTGCCGGCGACGATGCGCCTGCTCGGCCGCTGGAACTGGTGGGCCCCCGCCCCGCTGGCCCGCTTCCACCGCCGCTTCGGCCTGCGCGAGTCCGGCCCCGCCCAACCGGGGCGGATCCCTTCATGA
- a CDS encoding GNAT family N-acetyltransferase, with amino-acid sequence MTVFETERLVVRDWTEEPGDLARIFEIYSLVEVTRWLGASPLLPLTDPAGAPAVVRRWHARHAEHGGRYGIWAIQRRDTAQVVGTVLLKPLPGLDGSTATSDIEVGWHLHPDSHGHGFATEAGRAAVEHGFAVGASEIYAVVSPGNTASMAVARRLGMTPIGRRTDWYGGEELEAFVLPRP; translated from the coding sequence ATGACGGTGTTCGAGACTGAGCGGTTGGTCGTGCGGGACTGGACCGAGGAGCCGGGCGACCTGGCCCGGATCTTCGAGATCTACTCCCTGGTGGAGGTCACCCGCTGGCTCGGAGCATCGCCGTTGCTCCCGCTCACCGATCCGGCCGGGGCACCGGCCGTGGTGCGACGCTGGCACGCCCGGCACGCCGAGCACGGCGGTCGCTACGGCATCTGGGCGATCCAGCGCCGAGACACCGCCCAGGTCGTCGGTACGGTGCTGCTCAAGCCGCTACCCGGGCTCGACGGGTCGACCGCCACCTCGGACATCGAGGTCGGCTGGCACCTGCACCCGGACTCGCACGGACACGGCTTCGCCACCGAGGCGGGGCGGGCCGCGGTCGAACACGGGTTCGCCGTTGGGGCATCCGAGATCTACGCGGTGGTGTCGCCGGGAAACACCGCCTCGATGGCGGTCGCCCGCCGGCTGGGCATGACGCCGATCGGCCGGCGGACCGACTGGTACGGCGGCGAGGAACTGGAAGCCTTCGTCCTGCCCCGCCCCTGA
- the dxr gene encoding 1-deoxy-D-xylulose-5-phosphate reductoisomerase, whose protein sequence is MSVPRDIVLLGSTGSIGTQAIDIVRRNPDRFRVVALGAGGGNVAELAAQALEFGVEAVGVAKASAAQDLQLAFYAEAAKRGYPSGGFRIPKILAGPSAMTELAQWPADAVLNGVVGSLGLAPTLAALRAGRTLLLANKESLVAGGSIVRSAVQRPGQIVPVDSEHSALAQCLRAGSRSEVRRLVLTASGGPFRGRRRAELTGVTPEQALAHPTWNMGPVVTINSATLVNKALEVIEAHELFDVPYADIEVMVHPQSVIHSMVEFVDGSTIAQASPPDMRLPIALALGWPDRVPDAAAAVDWTAAHRWDFEPLDDAAFPAVRLAKQAGETGRGRPAIYNAANEECVAAFVAGRLPFLGIVDTLERVLEAAPELAEPGNVEEVLAAESWAREHAQKIIEMSVKGA, encoded by the coding sequence GTGAGCGTTCCCCGTGACATCGTGCTGCTCGGCTCGACCGGGTCGATCGGCACCCAGGCCATCGACATCGTTCGCCGCAATCCGGACCGCTTCCGGGTGGTCGCCCTCGGTGCCGGCGGCGGCAACGTGGCGGAACTCGCCGCCCAGGCGCTGGAGTTCGGGGTCGAGGCGGTCGGGGTGGCCAAGGCGTCGGCCGCCCAGGACCTGCAACTCGCCTTCTACGCCGAGGCCGCCAAGCGCGGCTATCCGAGCGGTGGTTTCCGCATCCCCAAGATCCTCGCCGGCCCGTCGGCGATGACCGAGCTGGCGCAGTGGCCGGCCGACGCCGTACTCAACGGGGTGGTCGGCTCGCTCGGCCTGGCACCCACCCTGGCCGCGCTGCGCGCCGGCCGTACGCTGCTGCTGGCCAACAAGGAGTCGCTGGTGGCGGGCGGCTCGATCGTACGGAGTGCGGTGCAGCGGCCGGGCCAGATCGTGCCGGTCGACTCGGAGCACTCGGCGCTGGCCCAGTGCCTGCGCGCAGGTTCCCGGTCCGAGGTGCGCCGGCTGGTGCTCACCGCCAGCGGTGGCCCGTTCCGGGGCCGGCGGCGGGCCGAGCTGACCGGGGTCACGCCCGAGCAGGCGCTGGCCCACCCGACCTGGAACATGGGGCCGGTCGTCACGATCAACAGCGCCACGCTGGTGAACAAGGCGCTTGAGGTGATCGAGGCGCACGAGCTGTTCGACGTGCCGTACGCCGACATCGAGGTGATGGTGCACCCGCAGTCGGTGATCCACTCGATGGTCGAGTTCGTCGACGGCTCGACCATCGCCCAGGCCAGCCCGCCGGACATGCGGCTGCCGATCGCGCTCGCCCTCGGCTGGCCGGACCGGGTGCCCGACGCCGCCGCCGCGGTGGACTGGACCGCCGCGCACCGCTGGGACTTCGAGCCGCTGGACGACGCCGCGTTCCCGGCGGTCCGGCTGGCGAAGCAGGCCGGAGAGACCGGCCGGGGCAGACCGGCCATCTACAACGCCGCCAACGAGGAGTGTGTCGCCGCGTTCGTGGCGGGTCGGTTACCGTTCCTCGGCATCGTCGACACGTTGGAGCGGGTCCTGGAGGCGGCTCCGGAACTGGCCGAACCGGGTAACGTCGAGGAGGTGCTCGCGGCGGAGAGCTGGGCCCGCGAGCACGCTCAGAAGATCATCGAGATGTCGGTGAAGGGAGCTTGA
- a CDS encoding M50 family metallopeptidase: MLYLLGVVVVALGILISVSLHEAGHMITAKGFGMKVTRYFVGFGPTVWSFRRGETEYGLKAIPLGGFCKIVGMTPQDDDVDPADEPRAMWRFPVWKRTIVMSAGSITHFLLAIVALWFAAVFMGLPNPDFPTTEEQARQQPAVIALADCVVVENVQRACTPTDPPSPAAQAQLRTGDRITAVNGTAVSTWGDVLDVVRRTPVDAPAKVDFLRDGASQQAEVKLASVQRPPLGDAAGPVSPVSALGVGLSIQTPGMITYSPIDAFGATADYTGEMAVGTVQALQRIPEKVPALWNAITGGERDADTPISVVGASRLGGEAVANDAWEVLVLVFISLNFFVGIFNLLPLLPLDGGHIAIAWFERVRTWIFARLGRPDPGRVDYLKLMPVTYVVILIGGAFTLLTVTADVVNPITLFSR; the protein is encoded by the coding sequence ATGCTGTACCTGCTCGGGGTTGTGGTGGTTGCCCTGGGGATTCTCATCTCGGTGAGCTTGCACGAGGCCGGACACATGATCACGGCCAAGGGCTTCGGGATGAAGGTCACCCGCTACTTCGTGGGCTTCGGCCCGACCGTCTGGTCCTTCCGCCGGGGCGAGACCGAGTACGGACTCAAGGCGATCCCGCTCGGCGGTTTCTGCAAGATCGTCGGAATGACCCCGCAGGACGACGACGTCGACCCGGCCGACGAGCCACGGGCGATGTGGCGGTTCCCGGTGTGGAAGCGCACGATCGTGATGTCGGCGGGTTCGATCACCCACTTCCTGCTCGCGATCGTGGCGCTCTGGTTCGCGGCGGTCTTCATGGGCCTGCCCAACCCCGACTTCCCGACCACCGAGGAACAGGCCCGGCAGCAGCCGGCCGTGATCGCCCTGGCCGACTGCGTAGTGGTGGAGAACGTGCAGCGTGCCTGCACCCCGACCGACCCGCCGAGCCCGGCCGCGCAGGCGCAGCTCCGTACCGGCGACCGGATCACCGCGGTCAACGGCACCGCCGTCTCCACCTGGGGCGACGTGCTCGACGTGGTCCGGCGTACGCCCGTCGACGCGCCAGCGAAGGTCGACTTCCTGCGGGACGGCGCCAGCCAGCAGGCCGAGGTGAAGCTCGCCTCGGTGCAGCGCCCACCGCTCGGTGACGCCGCCGGACCGGTCTCCCCGGTCTCCGCGCTCGGCGTCGGACTCAGCATCCAGACCCCCGGCATGATCACCTACAGCCCGATCGACGCCTTTGGCGCGACCGCCGACTACACCGGTGAGATGGCGGTCGGCACGGTGCAGGCGTTGCAGCGGATTCCGGAGAAGGTCCCGGCGCTGTGGAACGCGATCACCGGTGGCGAGCGGGACGCGGACACGCCGATCAGCGTGGTCGGGGCGAGCCGACTCGGTGGCGAGGCGGTCGCCAACGACGCCTGGGAGGTGCTCGTCCTGGTGTTCATCTCGCTGAACTTCTTCGTCGGCATCTTCAACCTGCTGCCGCTGCTGCCGCTGGACGGCGGCCACATCGCCATCGCCTGGTTTGAGCGGGTCCGTACCTGGATCTTCGCCCGGTTGGGGCGTCCCGATCCGGGGCGCGTCGACTACCTTAAGTTGATGCCCGTAACGTACGTGGTGATTCTGATCGGTGGCGCGTTCACGCTCCTCACCGTCACCGCGGACG